The region GGCGCCGGCTCCTGAGGGAGCGGGCCCCGCACACACATTGGGGTGACGGATGGTGGAGACCACAGGCGGGGAGCCGGACGACGGCGCCGCTGAGGTGCTCGACCGTCCGCTGCCCGACGGTGTGCGCCGACGGGTCGTACAGATCGTGTCGGACGGGTTCGGTGGGTTGACCGTCACCGAATTGCCCGCCCAATTGCGGCAGTATGCGCGGTTCGCCCCCAATCGGCGGGCGAAGTTCGCCGGCAACGCCATGGCCGCCGCGCTGGAGACCGATCCGCTGTTCCGGCAGCGTATCGCCGAGAAGCTCAGAGAGGCGCATCCGGAGCTCGCCGGTGCCCTCGACTCGGGCGCGCCGCCGCCGGCCGCGGATCCGCTGGACGTGGCGGCCGCGGCCTATGTGCTGCGCCCCACGGGCTGGGTGAAGCTGGTGACCGCCGCGGGCGAGGAGGCCCTGCGGGCGGACGCCGAGCGCGCGGACGAGGAGAGCCGGGCGGAGCTGGAGCGCCTGCGCGAGGAGCTTGCGCAGGCGCGTGGTCAGACCAAGGCCGAAACCGAGCGGTTGCGCACGGAGTTGGAGTCCGCGAAGAGGGAAGCCGAATCGCTTCACCGCAAGTTGCGCGGCGCCCTCAGCGACGTCAAGCGGGGCGAGGCCGCGCTGCGCAAGCTGCAGGGCGAGATGGACACCGCGCGGGCGGACGGGCAGGCCCAGGTGTCCGCCGCCGAGAGCGAGACCCGGCGGCTCAAGGCACGGCTCTCGGAGGCCGAGGCGGCCCTGGAGGCCACCCGCAAGGCGGCACGCGAGGGTCGCAGCGTCGAGGACATGCGCGTACGGCTGTTGCTCGACACGGTGCTGGAGGCGGCCCAGGGGCTGCGCCGGGAGCTCGCGCTGCCGCCCGTGTCCGTACGGCCGGCGGAGACCGTGGACGCGGTCGAACCGGGGCGCATGACGCCCAAGGACATCGCGGCCCGCGCCCTGTCCGAAAATGATCCCGCGATCGTCGACCAGCTCCTCGCGCTGCCGCAGGCGCATCTGGTCGTCGACGGCTACAACGTCACCAAGACCGGTTATCCGCAGATGCCGCTGGAGAAGCAGCGGCTCAGGCTGCTGGGGCAGCTCTCGCAGCTCGCCGCGCAGACCGGGGCCGAGGTGACGTGTGTCTTCGACGGGGCCGAGCTGGCGGCGCCCGTGCTGCTCGCGCCGCCGCGCGGGGTGCGGGTGCTGTTCTCCAAAGCGGGTGTCACGGCGGACGAGTTGATCCGCCAGCTGGTGCGCGCCGAGCCGCCCGGGCGGCCCGTCATCGTCGTCTCCACCGACCGTGAGGTGGCCGACGGGATCGCCAAGGCGGGCGCCCGCCCGGTGGCCTCCGCGGTGCTTCTCAAGCGCTTTTCGCGCGGCTGAAACAGCGGCTGAAAAGCGGCTGAAACAGCGACTGATCCGGCGGTCGAAACAGCGATTGAACAGCGGTCGGCGATCTGTGCGTTACGCCCCAAAGAGCACGTACGTCCCATCCGTAACATCCAGGCGTTGTGCCCGA is a window of Streptomyces mirabilis DNA encoding:
- a CDS encoding NYN domain-containing protein; its protein translation is MVETTGGEPDDGAAEVLDRPLPDGVRRRVVQIVSDGFGGLTVTELPAQLRQYARFAPNRRAKFAGNAMAAALETDPLFRQRIAEKLREAHPELAGALDSGAPPPAADPLDVAAAAYVLRPTGWVKLVTAAGEEALRADAERADEESRAELERLREELAQARGQTKAETERLRTELESAKREAESLHRKLRGALSDVKRGEAALRKLQGEMDTARADGQAQVSAAESETRRLKARLSEAEAALEATRKAAREGRSVEDMRVRLLLDTVLEAAQGLRRELALPPVSVRPAETVDAVEPGRMTPKDIAARALSENDPAIVDQLLALPQAHLVVDGYNVTKTGYPQMPLEKQRLRLLGQLSQLAAQTGAEVTCVFDGAELAAPVLLAPPRGVRVLFSKAGVTADELIRQLVRAEPPGRPVIVVSTDREVADGIAKAGARPVASAVLLKRFSRG